In uncultured Bacteroides sp., one genomic interval encodes:
- a CDS encoding bifunctional UDP-N-acetylmuramoyl-tripeptide:D-alanyl-D-alanine ligase/alanine racemase, which translates to MSYSIETISQLLCAKRIGDKESRIDWLLTDSRSLCFAEETLFFALQSKRNDGHKYISDLYARGVRNFVVSQLPDTASFTDANFLVVANPLKALQKLAELHRAKFQIPVIGVTGSNGKTVVKEWLHQLLSPDRVITRSPRSYNSQIGVPLSVWQLNEESELAIIEAGISEMGEMRALQSIIRPTIGILTNIGGAHQENFFSLQDKCMEKVSLFKDCDVVIYNGDNDLISDCVAKNMLAAREIAWSKKDKEKPLFISAINKGTDSTTISYRYLGFDNSYTIPFIDDASIENSLNCLAACLYLMVPNEEITARMAKLEPVAMRLEVKEGKNGCVLINDTYNSDIASLDIALDFLYRRSEAKGMKRTLILSDILETGQSTTLLYRKVAQLVHSRGINKIIGVGPEITSIAKKFEIEKYFFPNTEAFLKSEVFSSLRNEVILIKGSRDFAFERISEELELKVHETILEINLNALVANLNYFRSKLKPETKMVCMVKAFAYGAGSYEVAKTLQDHRVDYLAVAVADEGSDLRKAGITGSIMIMNPEMSAFKTMFDYKLEPEVYSFHLLDALIKEAEKEGITNFPIHVKLDTGMHRLGFAPEDMPELIKRLKSQNAVLPRSVFSHLVGSDSDKFDTFTRQQIEIFDEASLQLTSAFQHKILRHICNSAGIERFPGAQHDMVRLGIGLYGVSAVDNSIINNVSTLKTTILQIRDVPKEDSVGYSRKGHLERDSRIAAIPIGYADGLNRHLGNGNAYCMVNGKKAPYVGNICMDVCMIDVTDIDCKEGDNAIIFGDELPITVLSDILDTIPYEILTSVSSRVKRVYFQD; encoded by the coding sequence ATGTCGTATTCTATAGAAACTATCTCGCAATTATTATGCGCAAAACGCATTGGTGATAAAGAATCACGCATCGATTGGCTTTTAACAGACAGCCGGTCACTCTGTTTCGCTGAAGAAACTCTTTTTTTTGCTTTACAAAGCAAACGTAACGATGGTCATAAATATATCTCCGATCTATATGCCCGGGGTGTCAGAAATTTTGTTGTAAGCCAGTTACCTGATACTGCATCTTTTACTGATGCTAACTTTCTGGTGGTTGCCAATCCGCTGAAGGCATTACAGAAACTGGCCGAATTGCATCGTGCTAAATTCCAGATTCCTGTTATCGGTGTTACAGGCAGTAATGGGAAAACTGTGGTAAAAGAATGGCTGCACCAGTTGCTCAGCCCCGATCGTGTTATCACACGTTCTCCGCGTAGTTATAATTCTCAGATCGGTGTACCGCTCTCCGTATGGCAGCTGAACGAAGAATCAGAACTGGCTATCATTGAAGCCGGCATCTCAGAAATGGGAGAGATGAGAGCTTTGCAATCCATTATTCGTCCTACTATCGGTATACTTACCAACATTGGTGGTGCACATCAGGAAAACTTCTTCTCTCTGCAGGATAAGTGTATGGAAAAGGTCTCTCTGTTCAAGGATTGCGATGTTGTAATCTATAATGGAGACAACGATCTTATCTCAGATTGTGTTGCCAAGAACATGCTTGCAGCCAGAGAGATTGCCTGGTCAAAGAAAGATAAGGAGAAACCTCTTTTTATCAGTGCTATAAACAAGGGTACCGATAGTACTACTATCAGCTACCGTTATCTTGGATTTGATAATAGCTATACTATTCCGTTTATTGATGATGCTTCCATAGAAAACTCCCTCAACTGTCTGGCTGCCTGTCTTTACCTGATGGTGCCTAATGAGGAGATTACTGCACGGATGGCTAAACTGGAACCTGTAGCCATGCGTCTTGAAGTAAAAGAGGGTAAGAATGGTTGCGTGCTTATTAATGATACTTATAATTCAGATATAGCTTCACTCGATATTGCACTCGATTTCCTTTACCGTCGTTCGGAAGCCAAAGGAATGAAGCGCACACTGATTCTCTCTGATATACTTGAAACCGGACAAAGCACTACTTTACTCTACAGAAAGGTGGCTCAGCTGGTTCATAGCAGAGGTATTAACAAGATAATAGGAGTAGGGCCCGAGATTACTTCCATTGCCAAGAAATTCGAAATAGAAAAATATTTCTTCCCTAATACGGAAGCATTTCTCAAGTCGGAAGTCTTTTCTTCTTTGCGTAACGAGGTAATTCTTATCAAAGGTTCCCGCGATTTTGCTTTCGAACGCATTTCGGAAGAGCTCGAACTGAAGGTTCACGAAACTATCCTGGAGATTAACCTGAATGCACTGGTTGCCAATCTTAACTATTTCCGCTCCAAGCTGAAGCCGGAGACTAAGATGGTGTGCATGGTCAAGGCATTTGCTTATGGTGCAGGTTCTTATGAAGTGGCAAAGACTTTGCAGGATCATCGGGTAGATTACCTGGCAGTAGCTGTGGCCGATGAAGGTTCCGACCTCCGTAAGGCTGGTATCACCGGATCTATCATGATTATGAATCCGGAGATGTCTGCATTCAAAACCATGTTCGACTATAAGCTCGAACCTGAAGTATATAGCTTCCATCTGCTCGATGCCCTGATTAAAGAGGCCGAGAAAGAAGGTATTACCAATTTCCCTATCCATGTAAAACTGGATACCGGTATGCACCGTCTGGGATTTGCTCCCGAGGATATGCCTGAGCTGATTAAACGACTGAAATCGCAGAATGCAGTTCTTCCTCGTTCGGTATTCTCTCACCTGGTAGGTAGTGATAGCGATAAATTCGATACCTTTACCCGTCAGCAGATCGAGATATTCGATGAAGCATCTCTGCAGCTCACTTCCGCTTTCCAGCATAAAATTCTGCGTCATATCTGCAACTCTGCCGGTATTGAAAGATTCCCCGGTGCACAGCATGATATGGTACGTCTGGGTATTGGTCTCTATGGAGTCAGTGCTGTTGATAACTCTATCATTAATAATGTGAGCACACTAAAGACCACTATCCTTCAGATACGTGATGTGCCTAAGGAAGATTCTGTGGGTTATAGCCGTAAAGGACACCTGGAAAGAGATTCGCGCATAGCAGCCATTCCTATTGGTTATGCCGACGGATTGAACCGCCACCTGGGTAATGGAAATGCTTACTGCATGGTTAATGGAAAGAAAGCTCCCTATGTGGGCAATATCTGCATGGATGTATGCATGATTGATGTTACTGATATTGACTGTAAAGAGGGTGATAATGCCATTATATTTGGCGATGAATTGCCTATAACTGTCCTGTCTGATATATTAGATACTATTCCTTACGAAATTCTTACCAGTGTTTCTTCACGGGTTAAGAGGGTTTATTTCCAGGATTAG
- the tatA gene encoding twin-arginine translocase TatA/TatE family subunit, with protein MLNSILLWSVGFPEILVLALIVLLLFGGKKIPELMKGLGKGVKSFKDGIKEAENEIKNTKDELDKPSEEEKK; from the coding sequence ATGTTGAATAGCATTTTACTTTGGAGTGTCGGATTCCCGGAAATCCTTGTTTTGGCTTTAATTGTGCTGCTCCTTTTTGGTGGAAAGAAAATCCCCGAACTGATGAAAGGACTGGGCAAAGGTGTAAAGAGCTTTAAAGACGGTATTAAAGAAGCCGAAAATGAGATTAAGAATACGAAAGACGAATTAGACAAGCCCTCGGAAGAAGAGAAAAAATAA
- the tatC gene encoding twin-arginine translocase subunit TatC: MAEMTFWDHLDELRRVLFRVCGVWFVLLIGFFIAMPYLFDAVILAPCHNDFAFYSLLHKIGDLLQLSDEFFTQQFEVKLININLASPFFIHISTAFWMSVVVSVPYLLFEIWGFIKPALYDNEKGNVRTALSIGTIMFFLGVLLGYFMVFPLTLRFLATYQISAEIVNQISLNSYIDNFMMLILMMGLVFELPLVTWMMAKIGIVTKSLLRKYRKHAIVAIFIIAAIITPTGDPFTLSVVAIPLCLLYEMSILIIKDKKKEIAEEEE, from the coding sequence ATGGCTGAAATGACGTTCTGGGATCACTTGGACGAGTTACGTCGTGTGCTCTTCAGGGTATGTGGAGTATGGTTTGTATTGCTGATAGGTTTTTTTATTGCAATGCCCTATCTGTTCGATGCGGTAATTCTTGCACCTTGTCACAATGATTTTGCCTTTTATTCCCTTCTTCACAAGATAGGGGATTTGCTCCAATTGTCCGATGAGTTTTTTACCCAACAATTTGAGGTGAAGCTGATTAATATCAATCTGGCTTCGCCTTTCTTTATTCATATTTCCACTGCCTTCTGGATGTCGGTAGTGGTGTCTGTACCCTATTTACTGTTCGAGATATGGGGATTTATCAAACCTGCACTCTATGATAACGAGAAGGGTAATGTGCGTACCGCCCTCAGTATTGGAACAATCATGTTCTTTCTGGGTGTGCTGCTGGGATATTTTATGGTCTTCCCGCTTACCCTGCGTTTCCTGGCAACCTATCAGATAAGTGCAGAGATAGTCAATCAGATTTCTCTGAATTCCTATATAGATAATTTTATGATGCTTATCCTCATGATGGGACTGGTTTTCGAGCTTCCGCTTGTAACCTGGATGATGGCTAAAATCGGAATTGTCACAAAGTCGCTTCTTAGGAAATACAGAAAACATGCCATTGTGGCTATCTTTATAATAGCTGCTATAATTACCCCAACCGGAGATCCGTTCACCCTCTCAGTGGTAGCCATTCCTCTTTGCCTGCTCTATGAAATGAGCATCCTTATTATTAAGGATAAGAAGAAAGAAATTGCAGAGGAAGAAGAATGA
- a CDS encoding AAA domain-containing protein — MNQLANEYYDSLLRIYLSEESSLTMKYRQMRDLLERLCRQSMQNEQLQMTDLSARISYLASIASLSRNAQNQLHTFRLTSNAVMNRREEPTRENLLRDLRTLALTVKKLFQMDIPQELYDLLPSQADVPYAPVTAPRNETIRRVRVCFQSADDTYLYVIPADRTVDEPLKVRYAVAGKNQEFNETIDQLWNCAQLNLLDVTVDQEGILIPSMIVLEPDYMIDISTLAECFKDYGHHPANYILGRLQPMSNTRPLLLGNIANLFLDEWIHADGDVDYIECMRKAFRTYPIELASCEDLLDPKLEFEFFNDCKTHFEHIKEVVTDTFLAPGYHLNKEDAVLEPSYVCEALGLQGRLDYMQRDMSSFIEMKSGKADEYIIKGKIEPKENHKVQMLLYLAVLEYSMGISHKKVHPYLLYTRYPLLYPARPSWALVRRAINLRNLIVAGEHAVQLQNSSAYTFEVLSEITPSVLNENHLRGMFWERYLAPSISAFGNNFNALSQLEQSYYLTLYNFIVKEQYISKSGEMEYDGRAGAASLWLATLEEKREAGEILYDLTIKENRAADAHKATVTFTIPRYEEEFLPNFRVGDVVLFYERNKTEDAATNKMVFKGSIAAINSEEIAVRIRASQQNPSVLPQESLYAVEHDSMDTSFKSMFQSLTLFAEANKDRRDLLLAQRKPLFDTSFDEQITQATNDFARITLKALAAKDFFLLVGPPGTGKTSWALKQMVTAFHKQPHTHILLLAYTNRAVDEICKSISSITPEIDYIRVGSELSCEERFRPHLIENVLASCNRRSEVSERISQCRVIVGTVASISNKPDLFRLKKFDVAIVDEATQILEPQLLGILCAKDRKGDNAVGRFILIGDHKQLPAVVMQSSHQSRIASEDLVSVGVTNLKDSLFERLYRYYAHDPENRVVDMLCKQGRMNPAVALFPNKAFYGGKLEPVGLPHQLETDSPYGDRVQFIPSQPHTGGGSDKCNIYEARLAADIAVQVYNRRPEKFDAARSLGIITPYRSQIAMIKKELALRQIPALNDIQVDTVERFQGSERDVIIYSFSVNYPWQLQFLSNITEEDGVEIDRKLNVALTRARKQMYLIGSPELLKLNKIYKALIKLILPTFH; from the coding sequence ATGAATCAATTAGCAAATGAATATTATGACTCCCTCCTGAGGATATACCTCAGCGAGGAGAGTTCTCTTACAATGAAATACAGGCAAATGCGTGACCTGCTCGAACGCCTTTGCCGACAATCCATGCAGAACGAGCAACTGCAGATGACCGATCTTTCTGCTCGTATCAGCTACCTGGCATCCATTGCTTCACTTTCGCGCAATGCTCAGAATCAGTTGCACACCTTTCGGCTTACTTCCAATGCGGTGATGAACCGTCGTGAAGAACCTACCCGCGAGAATCTTCTTCGAGATCTTCGTACCCTGGCTTTAACGGTGAAGAAACTGTTTCAGATGGATATTCCTCAGGAGCTTTACGATCTGTTACCCAGTCAGGCAGATGTACCTTATGCTCCTGTCACTGCTCCCCGTAACGAAACTATTCGTCGGGTAAGGGTTTGTTTTCAGTCGGCCGATGATACTTATCTCTATGTTATCCCGGCTGACAGAACGGTGGACGAACCGCTGAAAGTGCGCTATGCAGTAGCCGGTAAGAATCAAGAGTTCAATGAAACCATTGATCAGCTCTGGAATTGTGCACAACTAAATCTGCTCGATGTCACGGTGGATCAGGAGGGAATCCTTATTCCTTCCATGATTGTGCTCGAACCGGATTATATGATTGATATCAGTACCCTGGCCGAATGTTTCAAAGATTACGGTCATCATCCGGCAAACTATATACTTGGCCGCTTACAACCTATGTCCAACACACGTCCCTTGTTACTCGGTAATATAGCCAATCTTTTTCTGGACGAGTGGATTCATGCCGATGGAGATGTTGATTATATAGAGTGTATGCGCAAAGCATTCCGCACCTATCCCATAGAGTTGGCTTCCTGTGAAGATCTGCTCGATCCAAAGCTGGAGTTCGAGTTCTTTAACGACTGCAAAACTCATTTTGAACATATAAAAGAGGTGGTGACTGATACTTTCCTTGCTCCGGGGTATCATCTAAATAAGGAAGATGCCGTACTGGAACCCTCGTATGTGTGCGAGGCGCTTGGCTTGCAGGGACGTCTCGACTATATGCAGCGGGATATGAGCAGCTTTATAGAAATGAAATCGGGAAAGGCCGACGAATATATCATCAAAGGAAAAATTGAACCCAAAGAGAATCATAAGGTGCAGATGCTTCTTTATCTGGCAGTGCTGGAATATAGTATGGGTATCAGTCATAAGAAAGTGCATCCCTATTTGCTCTATACGCGTTACCCGTTGCTTTACCCGGCTCGTCCGTCGTGGGCATTGGTCCGCCGGGCTATTAACCTGCGCAACCTTATTGTGGCTGGGGAACATGCAGTTCAGTTGCAAAACAGTTCCGCGTATACGTTCGAAGTACTGAGTGAGATTACTCCTTCCGTACTCAATGAAAATCACCTGCGTGGCATGTTCTGGGAACGCTATCTGGCTCCGTCCATCTCTGCTTTTGGCAATAACTTCAATGCACTCTCCCAACTGGAACAAAGCTATTATCTTACACTCTATAACTTCATTGTCAAGGAGCAATACATTTCCAAATCGGGCGAGATGGAATATGACGGGCGTGCGGGAGCAGCTTCCCTCTGGTTGGCTACTCTCGAGGAGAAACGGGAAGCGGGAGAGATTCTTTACGATCTTACTATTAAAGAAAATCGTGCAGCCGATGCACATAAAGCCACAGTTACGTTTACCATTCCCCGATACGAGGAGGAGTTCCTTCCAAATTTCAGGGTGGGAGATGTGGTGCTTTTCTATGAACGAAATAAAACAGAAGATGCGGCTACCAATAAAATGGTCTTTAAAGGGAGCATAGCTGCCATCAACTCAGAAGAGATTGCTGTGCGCATCCGTGCTTCGCAGCAAAATCCTTCCGTGCTTCCTCAGGAGAGTCTTTATGCTGTGGAGCATGACAGTATGGATACATCCTTTAAAAGCATGTTCCAGTCGCTTACCCTTTTTGCTGAGGCTAATAAAGATCGTCGCGACCTGCTGCTGGCTCAGCGGAAACCGTTGTTCGATACCTCTTTCGATGAACAGATTACTCAGGCCACCAACGATTTTGCACGTATCACACTGAAAGCTCTTGCTGCCAAAGATTTCTTCCTGCTTGTGGGACCTCCCGGAACCGGGAAAACCTCCTGGGCATTGAAACAGATGGTTACTGCCTTTCATAAGCAACCTCATACGCATATCTTACTGCTTGCTTATACCAATAGGGCAGTAGACGAGATTTGCAAATCCATTTCATCCATCACTCCGGAGATCGATTATATCCGAGTGGGTAGTGAGCTCTCGTGCGAAGAGCGCTTCCGCCCTCATCTTATCGAGAATGTGCTGGCCTCCTGTAACCGTCGTTCAGAAGTCAGCGAACGTATATCTCAATGTCGCGTAATCGTGGGTACCGTTGCCTCCATATCCAATAAGCCCGATCTCTTCCGTCTCAAGAAGTTCGATGTGGCTATTGTCGATGAGGCTACCCAAATACTTGAACCTCAGTTGTTGGGCATTCTTTGTGCTAAAGACAGGAAAGGGGATAATGCTGTTGGCCGGTTTATCCTCATTGGCGATCATAAACAACTTCCTGCAGTTGTAATGCAGAGTAGCCACCAGTCAAGAATTGCTTCAGAAGATCTTGTTTCTGTAGGAGTCACTAATCTCAAAGATTCCCTTTTCGAACGCCTTTACCGTTATTATGCTCACGATCCGGAAAACCGGGTAGTCGATATGCTCTGCAAGCAGGGACGAATGAACCCTGCCGTAGCTCTATTCCCTAATAAAGCTTTCTACGGAGGCAAGTTAGAACCAGTAGGTTTGCCCCATCAGCTGGAAACAGATTCCCCTTACGGAGATAGGGTACAATTTATACCTTCTCAACCGCATACCGGTGGCGGGTCCGATAAATGTAATATCTACGAAGCCCGTTTGGCAGCCGATATCGCTGTGCAAGTCTACAACCGTCGCCCTGAAAAATTCGATGCTGCCCGTTCATTGGGTATCATAACCCCTTACCGCAGTCAGATAGCCATGATAAAGAAAGAGCTTGCCCTTCGCCAGATTCCTGCGCTCAATGATATACAGGTAGATACCGTGGAGCGCTTTCAGGGCAGTGAGCGGGATGTTATCATCTACTCTTTCAGTGTTAACTATCCCTGGCAGCTACAGTTCCTCAGTAATATAACCGAGGAAGATGGGGTGGAAATTGATCGCAAACTCAATGTGGCATTAACGCGAGCCCGTAAGCAAATGTATTTAATTGGGTCGCCAGAATTATTAAAA